A single region of the Cronobacter condimenti 1330 genome encodes:
- the ycfP gene encoding alpha/beta hydrolase YcfP: MIIYLHGFDSNSPGNHEKVLQLQFIDPDVRLISYSTRHPKHDMQHLLREVDKMLQLNVDERPLICGVGLGGFWAERIGFLCDMRQVIFNPNLFPYENMEGKIDRPEEYLDIATKCVENFREKNRDRCLAILSREDEALDSQRSAKLLHQFYEIVWDEDQTHKFKNISPHLQRIKAFKALG, translated from the coding sequence ATGATTATCTACTTACACGGTTTCGATTCAAACAGTCCGGGTAACCATGAGAAAGTGCTGCAACTGCAGTTTATCGATCCGGATGTGCGGCTTATCAGCTACAGCACACGCCATCCGAAACATGACATGCAGCATTTACTGCGCGAAGTGGACAAAATGCTGCAACTGAATGTCGACGAGCGACCGCTTATTTGCGGCGTAGGCCTCGGTGGCTTCTGGGCAGAGCGCATCGGTTTTTTGTGCGATATGCGGCAGGTGATTTTCAACCCGAATCTGTTTCCGTATGAAAACATGGAAGGCAAAATTGATCGCCCGGAAGAGTACCTGGACATCGCGACCAAATGCGTAGAAAACTTTCGCGAGAAAAACCGCGACCGCTGCCTCGCTATCCTCTCGCGCGAAGATGAAGCGCTGGACAGCCAGCGTTCGGCGAAACTGCTGCATCAGTTTTACGAGATAGTCTGGGACGAAGATCAGACGCACAAATTTAAAAACATCTCGCCACATCTGCAACGTATCAAAGCTTTCAAAGCGCTCGGTTAA